One segment of Candidatus Paceibacterota bacterium DNA contains the following:
- a CDS encoding aminopeptidase, translating to MADPRYRKLAKLLVEYSTALKKGDRILLDMIDVPDEFSIELMRAVRAAGAMPVIEIRHTRINREILRAIQPRHAHLVRDLELFRMKKMQAYIAVRGSGNAAENADVASERLALYSRITRPVLNYRVSKTRWCVLRWPTPSMAQAASMSTEAFEDLYFDVCTLDYAKMARAMAPLERRMKRADRVQIKSPGTDLAFSIKGIGAKMCKGDRNIPDGEVFSCPVKDSVNGRIQFNTPTLYAGTKFENVCLEFKEGRIVKAIANNSRRLNDILDTDPGARYTGEFSLGFNPYILNPMCDILFDEKIAGSLHLTPGQAYDECDNGNRSAVHWDMVLIQRPDWGGGEVWFDGELIRKDGLFVPKDLKPLNPANLK from the coding sequence ATGGCTGACCCACGTTACCGGAAGCTGGCGAAGTTGCTGGTCGAATACTCCACGGCCTTGAAAAAGGGGGACCGCATCCTGTTGGATATGATTGATGTGCCCGATGAGTTCTCAATCGAGCTGATGCGGGCGGTGCGGGCCGCCGGCGCCATGCCGGTGATTGAGATCCGTCACACCCGCATCAACCGGGAAATCCTGCGCGCCATCCAACCCCGCCACGCCCACCTGGTGCGCGACCTGGAGCTGTTCCGGATGAAGAAGATGCAGGCCTATATCGCGGTTCGCGGCAGCGGCAATGCCGCCGAGAACGCCGACGTGGCCAGCGAACGGCTGGCGCTTTACTCCCGCATTACGCGTCCCGTGCTCAACTACCGCGTGAGCAAGACCCGCTGGTGCGTGCTGCGCTGGCCTACGCCCAGCATGGCGCAGGCCGCAAGCATGAGCACCGAGGCTTTCGAGGACCTCTACTTCGATGTCTGCACGCTGGACTACGCCAAGATGGCCCGGGCAATGGCCCCGCTGGAGCGCCGCATGAAACGCGCTGACCGTGTCCAGATCAAGAGCCCGGGCACGGACCTCGCCTTCAGCATCAAGGGGATCGGCGCCAAGATGTGCAAGGGCGACCGGAATATCCCCGATGGTGAAGTGTTTTCCTGCCCGGTTAAAGACTCGGTCAATGGCCGCATTCAGTTTAATACGCCGACCCTTTACGCCGGCACGAAGTTTGAGAATGTGTGCCTGGAATTCAAGGAGGGGCGGATCGTCAAGGCTATCGCCAACAACTCGCGGCGGCTGAACGACATTCTGGACACCGATCCGGGTGCCCGCTACACGGGCGAGTTCTCGCTGGGCTTCAATCCATATATCCTAAACCCGATGTGCGACATTCTTTTTGATGAGAAGATCGCGGGCTCGCTGCATTTGACGCCGGGCCAGGCGTACGATGAATGCGACAACGGGAACCGCTCAGCCGTGCACTGGGACATGGTGCTGATCCAGCGGCCGGACTGGGGTGGGGGCGAGGTCTGGTTCGACGGCGAACTGATTCGCAAGGATGGGCTGTTCGTCCCGAAGGACCTGAAGCCGCTCAACCCTGCGAACCTGAAGTGA